Proteins from one Puntigrus tetrazona isolate hp1 chromosome 10, ASM1883169v1, whole genome shotgun sequence genomic window:
- the rabgef1 gene encoding rab5 GDP/GTP exchange factor isoform X3, which produces MSQRSERRGIHVDQSELLCKKGCGYYGNAAWQGLCSKCWREEYQRARQRQIQEDWALAEKLQREEEAAYVSSHSSSQTQPPQSHSQHSLATFSKFEEKKTNEKTRKVTTVKKFFSPSSRTAPKKESHEGKTPSPSITRQSSIETDRVSRDFVEFLKTLQKPGREIHKQSRGFIESMGNKKDLSAEELSECVQDFYQGMSDRLLNHFKGSSEKVDRIMDQVEKYIMTRLYKSVFCPETSDDEKKDLATQHRIRALHWVTIQMLCVPVDEEIPEVSDSVVKAITDIIEMDSKRVPRDKLACITSCSKHIFNAIRVTKNEPASADDFLPTLIYIVLKANPPRLQSNIQYITRFCNPSRLMTGEDGYYFTNLCCAVAFIEKLDAQSLNLSPEDFERYMSGQASPRKQDDPAAWPQSGTRVNPALSQIHQNLKLLSSLEKRQQQVIEGAQSLQTELAEWQDSVAREVQEILERYPLEIKPRASAIDAENVENDRLPPPLQPQVFAG; this is translated from the exons ATGAGTCAGCGCTCAGAGCGACGGGGGATCCACGTGGACCAATCAGAACTGCTGTGTAAGAAAGGCTGCGGTTACTATGGTAATGCTGCATGGCAGGGCCTATGCTCCAAGTGCTGGAGGGAGGAGTACCAGAGAGCTCGGCAGAGACAGATCCAGGAGGACTGGGCTCTGGCTGAGAA GCTGCAGCGAGAAGAGGAGGCGGCTTATGTCAGCAGTCACAGTTCCTCTCAGACCCAGCCTCCCCAGTCCCACTCTCAACACTCTCTCGCCACCTTCTCCAAATTTGAGGAGAAGAAAACCAATGAGAAGACCCGTAAGGTCACCACCGTAAAGAAGTTCTTCAGCCCATCGTCTCGCACGGCCCCTAAAAAAG AAAGCCATGAGGGAAAAACACCCAGTCCTTCCATTACCCGCCAGTCCAGCATCGAGACTGATCGCGTGTCACGAGACTTTGTGGAGTTTCTCAAGACCTTACAGAAGCCCGGCAGAGAGATCCACAAGCAGAGCCGTGGTTTCATTGAGAGCATGGGAAATAAAAAG GATCTCAGTGCTGAAGAactgtctgagtgtgtgcaggACTTCTATCAGGGCATGTCTGACCGACtcttgaatcattttaaag GCTCCTCTGAGAAAGTGGACAGAATAATGGACCAAGTGGAAAAATACATCATGACTCGACTTTACAAGAGCGTCTTCTGTCCAGAGACCTCCGATGATGAGAAAAAAGACCTGGCCACCCAGCACAGGATTCG GGCGTTACACTGGGTCACCATTCAGATGTTGTGTGTTCCTGTGGACGAGGAGATCCCTGAGGTCTCTGATAGTGTAGTCAAAGCCATCACAG ATATCATTGAGATGGATTCTAAGCGTGTACCCAGGGATAAATTGGCCTGCATTACCAGTTGCAGCAAGCATATCTTCAATGCCATCAGAGTCACCAAGAACGAACCAGCTTCTGCAGATGACTTTCTACCCACTCTCATCTACATTGTGTTGAAGGCCAATCCACCACGGCTGCAGTCCAACATCCAGTATATCACACGTTTCTGCAACCCTTCAAGACTCATGACTGGAGAGGATGGATACTATTTCACTAACCTA TGCTGTGCCGTTGCCTTCATAGAGAAGCTGGACGCCCAGTCGTTGAACCTCAGCCCCGAGGACTTTGAGCGTTACATGTCTGGTCAGGCTTCCCCTCGAAAGCAAGACGATCCCGCAGCCTGGCCCCAGAGCGGTACCCGTGTTAACCCAGCACTTAGCCAGATCCATCAAAACCTCAAGCTCCTATCCAGCCTTGAGAAAAGACAGCAGCAGGTCATCGAGGGGGCGCAGAGCCTGCAGACTGAACTGGCAGAATGGCAGGACAGCGTGGCGCGAGAGGTGCAGGAGATCCTGGAGCGATACCCGCTGGAGATCAAACCACGAGCATCCGCGATTGATGCGGAGAACGTGGAGAACGACAGGCTGCCGCCTCCTCTTCAGCCACAGGTGTTTGCAGGTTAG
- the rabgef1 gene encoding rab5 GDP/GTP exchange factor isoform X2 has product MSQRSERRGIHVDQSELLCKKGCGYYGNAAWQGLCSKCWREEYQRARQRQIQEDWALAEKLQREEEAAYVSSHSSSQTQPPQSHSQHSLATFSKFEEKKTNEKTRKVTTVKKFFSPSSRTAPKKALVSRLRESHEGKTPSPSITRQSSIETDRVSRDFVEFLKTLQKPGREIHKQSRGFIESMGNKKDLSAEELSECVQDFYQGMSDRLLNHFKGSSEKVDRIMDQVEKYIMTRLYKSVFCPETSDDEKKDLATQHRIRALHWVTIQMLCVPVDEEIPEVSDSVVKAITDIIEMDSKRVPRDKLACITSCSKHIFNAIRVTKNEPASADDFLPTLIYIVLKANPPRLQSNIQYITRFCNPSRLMTGEDGYYFTNLCCAVAFIEKLDAQSLNLSPEDFERYMSGQASPRKQDDPAAWPQSGTRVNPALSQIHQNLKLLSSLEKRQQQVIEGAQSLQTELAEWQDSVAREVQEILERYPLEIKPRASAIDAENVENDRLPPPLQPQVFAG; this is encoded by the exons ATGAGTCAGCGCTCAGAGCGACGGGGGATCCACGTGGACCAATCAGAACTGCTGTGTAAGAAAGGCTGCGGTTACTATGGTAATGCTGCATGGCAGGGCCTATGCTCCAAGTGCTGGAGGGAGGAGTACCAGAGAGCTCGGCAGAGACAGATCCAGGAGGACTGGGCTCTGGCTGAGAA GCTGCAGCGAGAAGAGGAGGCGGCTTATGTCAGCAGTCACAGTTCCTCTCAGACCCAGCCTCCCCAGTCCCACTCTCAACACTCTCTCGCCACCTTCTCCAAATTTGAGGAGAAGAAAACCAATGAGAAGACCCGTAAGGTCACCACCGTAAAGAAGTTCTTCAGCCCATCGTCTCGCACGGCCCCTAAAAAAG CTCTGGTATCGAGGCTGAGAG AAAGCCATGAGGGAAAAACACCCAGTCCTTCCATTACCCGCCAGTCCAGCATCGAGACTGATCGCGTGTCACGAGACTTTGTGGAGTTTCTCAAGACCTTACAGAAGCCCGGCAGAGAGATCCACAAGCAGAGCCGTGGTTTCATTGAGAGCATGGGAAATAAAAAG GATCTCAGTGCTGAAGAactgtctgagtgtgtgcaggACTTCTATCAGGGCATGTCTGACCGACtcttgaatcattttaaag GCTCCTCTGAGAAAGTGGACAGAATAATGGACCAAGTGGAAAAATACATCATGACTCGACTTTACAAGAGCGTCTTCTGTCCAGAGACCTCCGATGATGAGAAAAAAGACCTGGCCACCCAGCACAGGATTCG GGCGTTACACTGGGTCACCATTCAGATGTTGTGTGTTCCTGTGGACGAGGAGATCCCTGAGGTCTCTGATAGTGTAGTCAAAGCCATCACAG ATATCATTGAGATGGATTCTAAGCGTGTACCCAGGGATAAATTGGCCTGCATTACCAGTTGCAGCAAGCATATCTTCAATGCCATCAGAGTCACCAAGAACGAACCAGCTTCTGCAGATGACTTTCTACCCACTCTCATCTACATTGTGTTGAAGGCCAATCCACCACGGCTGCAGTCCAACATCCAGTATATCACACGTTTCTGCAACCCTTCAAGACTCATGACTGGAGAGGATGGATACTATTTCACTAACCTA TGCTGTGCCGTTGCCTTCATAGAGAAGCTGGACGCCCAGTCGTTGAACCTCAGCCCCGAGGACTTTGAGCGTTACATGTCTGGTCAGGCTTCCCCTCGAAAGCAAGACGATCCCGCAGCCTGGCCCCAGAGCGGTACCCGTGTTAACCCAGCACTTAGCCAGATCCATCAAAACCTCAAGCTCCTATCCAGCCTTGAGAAAAGACAGCAGCAGGTCATCGAGGGGGCGCAGAGCCTGCAGACTGAACTGGCAGAATGGCAGGACAGCGTGGCGCGAGAGGTGCAGGAGATCCTGGAGCGATACCCGCTGGAGATCAAACCACGAGCATCCGCGATTGATGCGGAGAACGTGGAGAACGACAGGCTGCCGCCTCCTCTTCAGCCACAGGTGTTTGCAGGTTAG
- the rabgef1 gene encoding rab5 GDP/GTP exchange factor isoform X1 gives MSQRSERRGIHVDQSELLCKKGCGYYGNAAWQGLCSKCWREEYQRARQRQIQEDWALAEKLQREEEAAYVSSHSSSQTQPPQSHSQHSLATFSKFEEKKTNEKTRKVTTVKKFFSPSSRTAPKKVPNEKESEKREKEKEEKLQGRRESHGENLLRDLKGIFTQPWEMASPTEESHEGKTPSPSITRQSSIETDRVSRDFVEFLKTLQKPGREIHKQSRGFIESMGNKKDLSAEELSECVQDFYQGMSDRLLNHFKGSSEKVDRIMDQVEKYIMTRLYKSVFCPETSDDEKKDLATQHRIRALHWVTIQMLCVPVDEEIPEVSDSVVKAITDIIEMDSKRVPRDKLACITSCSKHIFNAIRVTKNEPASADDFLPTLIYIVLKANPPRLQSNIQYITRFCNPSRLMTGEDGYYFTNLCCAVAFIEKLDAQSLNLSPEDFERYMSGQASPRKQDDPAAWPQSGTRVNPALSQIHQNLKLLSSLEKRQQQVIEGAQSLQTELAEWQDSVAREVQEILERYPLEIKPRASAIDAENVENDRLPPPLQPQVFAG, from the exons ATGAGTCAGCGCTCAGAGCGACGGGGGATCCACGTGGACCAATCAGAACTGCTGTGTAAGAAAGGCTGCGGTTACTATGGTAATGCTGCATGGCAGGGCCTATGCTCCAAGTGCTGGAGGGAGGAGTACCAGAGAGCTCGGCAGAGACAGATCCAGGAGGACTGGGCTCTGGCTGAGAA GCTGCAGCGAGAAGAGGAGGCGGCTTATGTCAGCAGTCACAGTTCCTCTCAGACCCAGCCTCCCCAGTCCCACTCTCAACACTCTCTCGCCACCTTCTCCAAATTTGAGGAGAAGAAAACCAATGAGAAGACCCGTAAGGTCACCACCGTAAAGAAGTTCTTCAGCCCATCGTCTCGCACGGCCCCTAAAAAAG TCCCCAATGAGAAAGAAAGCGAGaaacgagagaaagagaaagaggagaagttGCAGGGCAGGAGGGAGAGCCATGGAGAAAACCTCCTGAGGGATCTGAAGGGCATTTTTACCCAACCCTGGGAGATGGCCTCTCCCACTGAAG AAAGCCATGAGGGAAAAACACCCAGTCCTTCCATTACCCGCCAGTCCAGCATCGAGACTGATCGCGTGTCACGAGACTTTGTGGAGTTTCTCAAGACCTTACAGAAGCCCGGCAGAGAGATCCACAAGCAGAGCCGTGGTTTCATTGAGAGCATGGGAAATAAAAAG GATCTCAGTGCTGAAGAactgtctgagtgtgtgcaggACTTCTATCAGGGCATGTCTGACCGACtcttgaatcattttaaag GCTCCTCTGAGAAAGTGGACAGAATAATGGACCAAGTGGAAAAATACATCATGACTCGACTTTACAAGAGCGTCTTCTGTCCAGAGACCTCCGATGATGAGAAAAAAGACCTGGCCACCCAGCACAGGATTCG GGCGTTACACTGGGTCACCATTCAGATGTTGTGTGTTCCTGTGGACGAGGAGATCCCTGAGGTCTCTGATAGTGTAGTCAAAGCCATCACAG ATATCATTGAGATGGATTCTAAGCGTGTACCCAGGGATAAATTGGCCTGCATTACCAGTTGCAGCAAGCATATCTTCAATGCCATCAGAGTCACCAAGAACGAACCAGCTTCTGCAGATGACTTTCTACCCACTCTCATCTACATTGTGTTGAAGGCCAATCCACCACGGCTGCAGTCCAACATCCAGTATATCACACGTTTCTGCAACCCTTCAAGACTCATGACTGGAGAGGATGGATACTATTTCACTAACCTA TGCTGTGCCGTTGCCTTCATAGAGAAGCTGGACGCCCAGTCGTTGAACCTCAGCCCCGAGGACTTTGAGCGTTACATGTCTGGTCAGGCTTCCCCTCGAAAGCAAGACGATCCCGCAGCCTGGCCCCAGAGCGGTACCCGTGTTAACCCAGCACTTAGCCAGATCCATCAAAACCTCAAGCTCCTATCCAGCCTTGAGAAAAGACAGCAGCAGGTCATCGAGGGGGCGCAGAGCCTGCAGACTGAACTGGCAGAATGGCAGGACAGCGTGGCGCGAGAGGTGCAGGAGATCCTGGAGCGATACCCGCTGGAGATCAAACCACGAGCATCCGCGATTGATGCGGAGAACGTGGAGAACGACAGGCTGCCGCCTCCTCTTCAGCCACAGGTGTTTGCAGGTTAG